In the genome of Desulfovibrio desulfuricans, one region contains:
- a CDS encoding histidinol-phosphatase produces the protein MICADIHNHTLASHGLASVGEMFAAAVARNLAWYGFSEHSPLPPGYSCPLYKGDLAVTFPVYAAEVQALREQTLGQPACCCGQSPALPRVLMGMELDWLPVNTPWMQNMVSRYPFDYIIGGLHFVDDLPVGSPRSWGPEVDQAQRFARYDAYYEAMFGLAGSGMVDVVAHPDFIKVCCYDDFQAWLSQPASEERIAAVLEAMRNSDTAMEISSAGLRKPFHEPYPGPVIMRLAADLGLSVSFGSDAHNTDDTGSHFGELAAYAAVYGFSRSRIFVGRERMDLAF, from the coding sequence ATGATCTGTGCCGATATCCATAACCACACGCTTGCCTCGCACGGGCTTGCCAGTGTGGGCGAAATGTTTGCCGCTGCGGTTGCCCGCAATCTGGCCTGGTACGGTTTTTCCGAACATTCCCCGCTGCCTCCGGGCTACTCTTGCCCTCTGTACAAGGGCGACCTTGCCGTAACTTTTCCCGTTTACGCCGCTGAGGTGCAGGCTCTCAGAGAGCAGACCCTGGGCCAGCCCGCCTGCTGTTGCGGGCAATCGCCCGCCCTGCCCCGCGTGCTCATGGGCATGGAGCTTGACTGGCTGCCCGTCAATACGCCCTGGATGCAGAACATGGTTAGCCGCTACCCCTTTGATTACATCATCGGCGGGCTGCATTTTGTGGACGACCTGCCCGTGGGCTCGCCGCGCAGCTGGGGACCTGAGGTCGATCAGGCGCAACGCTTTGCCCGCTATGACGCCTATTATGAAGCAATGTTCGGCTTGGCAGGCAGCGGCATGGTCGACGTTGTGGCGCATCCCGACTTTATCAAGGTGTGCTGCTACGACGACTTTCAGGCCTGGCTGTCCCAGCCGGCAAGCGAAGAGCGTATCGCCGCCGTTCTCGAGGCCATGCGCAACAGCGATACAGCCATGGAGATTTCATCGGCCGGGCTGCGCAAGCCGTTTCACGAGCCGTATCCCGGCCCGGTCATCATGCGGCTGGCGGCGGATCTGGGGCTGAGCGTGAGTTTTGGCTCCGATGCGCACAATACCGACGACACGGGCTCGCATTTTGGCGAGCTGGCGGCCTACGCGGCAGTTTACGGCTTTTCGCGCAGCCGCATCTTTGTGGGCCGCGAGCGCATGGATCTGGCGTTTTAA
- a CDS encoding bifunctional riboflavin kinase/FAD synthetase, with the protein MKIVHSVDALGALAGSAVTIGNFDGVHLGHQALIRRTLEVSAQEGLTPVVMTFWPHPRQVLFPERGHMPLTTREDRLALLESLGVSCVLELPFTRELASLEAGAFVQAILAPMRLRRLVVGYDFTLGRNRSGQVAVLRELGALTGFTVEQLDPVLVSGTVVSSTSLRGLIGQGDVARAATLLGRFHGFTGEVVHGDGRGAGLGFPTANQRKPEVVLPVEGVYATRATHNGHTWPAVTCVGRKPTFGENELGVETFLLEDGQNLYGQMMRLEFVARVRGEERFASVEALKQRIAQDVVDARALLAPAMS; encoded by the coding sequence ATGAAAATAGTTCATTCAGTAGACGCGCTGGGGGCTCTCGCTGGCTCGGCCGTCACCATAGGCAATTTTGACGGCGTTCATCTTGGCCACCAGGCGCTTATCCGCCGTACGCTTGAGGTTTCTGCGCAGGAAGGGCTGACCCCCGTGGTCATGACCTTTTGGCCGCATCCCCGCCAGGTGCTTTTTCCCGAACGCGGGCACATGCCCTTGACCACGCGTGAAGACAGGCTTGCCCTGCTGGAATCGCTGGGGGTCTCCTGCGTGCTTGAGCTGCCCTTTACGCGAGAGCTGGCCTCGCTGGAGGCTGGCGCTTTTGTGCAGGCCATACTCGCGCCCATGCGCCTGCGCCGTCTGGTGGTGGGCTACGATTTTACGCTGGGCCGCAACCGTAGCGGGCAGGTTGCCGTGCTGCGCGAGCTTGGCGCGTTGACCGGGTTTACCGTGGAGCAGCTCGATCCGGTGCTCGTGAGCGGCACGGTGGTAAGCTCCACTTCGTTGCGCGGGCTGATTGGCCAGGGCGACGTGGCCCGTGCCGCAACCCTGCTGGGCAGGTTTCACGGATTTACCGGCGAGGTTGTACACGGCGACGGGCGCGGGGCCGGTCTGGGGTTTCCCACCGCCAACCAGCGCAAGCCCGAGGTAGTGCTGCCAGTGGAGGGCGTGTACGCCACCCGCGCCACGCATAACGGACACACGTGGCCAGCGGTTACCTGCGTAGGGCGCAAGCCTACCTTTGGCGAAAACGAACTCGGCGTTGAAACCTTTTTGCTGGAAGACGGGCAGAATCTCTACGGGCAGATGATGCGCCTGGAGTTCGTTGCCCGTGTGCGCGGCGAAGAGCGCTTTGCCTCGGTTGAGGCCCTCAAACAGCGCATTGCGCAGGATGTAGTCGACGCCCGTGCCCTGCTTGCCCCGGCCATGTCGTAG
- a CDS encoding DEAD/DEAH box helicase: MAEYDSTVSECADAATDAVLHGIAVSEPEDALPRVTLDTLPESVGAACRRAGWQNLMPVQSLALPYLLAGRDIMVQSRTGSGKTGCYLLPMLPHLSADLKAPQALVLAPTRELAVQVEREAAIIFAETGIRTVAVYGGVGYKKQMDALRDGAQVIVGTPGRVLDHLLRRTLDLRDLRELVFDEADRMLSIGFYPDMKEIQRYLPQKRVHTCLFSATYPPHVLRLAREFMAEPAMLSLSQKEVHVAEVQHLFCEVKPMDKDRALVRLLETENPASAIIFCNTKSNVHYVTGVLQGFGYSADELSADLSQSRREAVLEKIRQGKLQYLVATDVAARGIDIPQLSHVFLYEPPEDHESYIHRAGRTGRAGAAGTVISLVDVMQRMELDRIAQYYKIGILALPLPTDEDVARVAGTRLTAILEGRYRNLTGLERMRVGRYAQLARDLATQSDEEDSVLLLAMLLDACHQESLRETRFPDGKPRMADSQQRQPRQGRSRSGGRGMSAGGHGAEAAEGQSAAQASAQPAAQEGAGESAGEGRESRSGKRRRRSGRSRGANATEETAGQSAEGQGRGSSGEGED, translated from the coding sequence ATGGCAGAATACGATTCCACTGTGAGTGAATGTGCGGATGCCGCGACCGACGCCGTGCTGCATGGCATAGCCGTCAGCGAACCCGAAGATGCCCTGCCCAGGGTGACCCTTGACACCTTGCCTGAATCCGTGGGCGCGGCCTGCCGCAGAGCCGGCTGGCAAAACCTTATGCCCGTGCAGTCGCTGGCATTGCCCTATCTGTTGGCAGGGCGCGACATTATGGTGCAATCCCGCACCGGCAGCGGCAAAACGGGCTGTTACCTTTTGCCCATGCTTCCCCACCTCTCTGCCGATCTCAAGGCTCCACAGGCCCTGGTGCTGGCCCCCACGAGAGAGCTCGCCGTTCAGGTTGAGCGCGAGGCCGCAATAATTTTTGCCGAAACCGGCATCCGTACCGTCGCCGTTTACGGCGGCGTGGGCTATAAAAAGCAGATGGACGCCCTGCGCGACGGCGCACAGGTTATCGTGGGCACGCCCGGCCGCGTACTTGACCACCTGCTGCGCCGCACCCTGGATCTGCGCGATCTGCGCGAGCTGGTCTTTGACGAGGCTGATCGCATGCTTTCTATCGGGTTTTACCCCGACATGAAGGAAATCCAGCGCTACCTGCCGCAAAAGCGCGTCCATACCTGCCTTTTTTCGGCCACGTATCCGCCCCATGTGCTCAGGCTGGCCCGCGAGTTTATGGCCGAGCCCGCCATGCTTTCCCTCTCGCAAAAAGAAGTGCACGTGGCCGAAGTGCAGCACCTCTTTTGCGAGGTGAAGCCCATGGACAAAGACCGGGCGCTTGTGCGCCTGCTGGAGACAGAAAACCCCGCCTCCGCCATCATTTTTTGCAATACCAAGTCTAACGTGCACTACGTGACGGGCGTATTGCAGGGTTTTGGCTACAGCGCCGACGAGCTCTCCGCCGACCTTTCGCAGTCGCGGCGCGAGGCCGTGCTGGAAAAAATACGCCAGGGCAAGCTGCAATATCTTGTGGCTACAGACGTGGCGGCTCGCGGCATTGATATTCCCCAGCTTTCGCACGTCTTTTTGTACGAGCCGCCCGAAGATCACGAAAGCTATATCCACCGCGCAGGGCGTACGGGGCGCGCTGGCGCTGCGGGTACGGTAATTTCGCTGGTGGACGTCATGCAGCGCATGGAGCTTGACCGCATCGCCCAGTACTACAAGATAGGCATCTTGGCCTTGCCTCTGCCCACCGACGAAGACGTGGCGCGCGTGGCCGGCACCCGGCTTACCGCCATTCTTGAAGGCCGTTACCGCAATCTTACCGGGCTTGAACGCATGCGCGTGGGGCGTTACGCCCAGCTGGCGCGCGACCTCGCCACGCAGAGCGACGAAGAAGACAGCGTGTTGTTGCTGGCCATGCTGCTGGATGCCTGCCATCAGGAGAGCCTGCGCGAAACGCGGTTTCCCGACGGGAAGCCCCGCATGGCCGACAGCCAGCAGCGTCAGCCCCGCCAGGGGCGCTCGCGGAGTGGTGGACGCGGCATGTCCGCAGGGGGACACGGCGCGGAGGCCGCAGAGGGCCAGTCTGCAGCGCAGGCATCAGCACAGCCCGCCGCGCAGGAAGGGGCAGGTGAAAGTGCTGGCGAGGGCAGGGAGTCGCGCTCCGGCAAACGCCGCCGTCGTTCCGGGCGCAGCCGTGGAGCGAATGCAACAGAGGAAACTGCAGGGCAATCTGCCGAGGGGCAGGGCCGGGGTTCGTCCGGCGAGGGCGAAGACTAG
- the hisI gene encoding phosphoribosyl-AMP cyclohydrolase — MSSTHNVGEALEDNSGFSPDFSKGLLPAIAQDSDNGEVLMLAYMNEDAWRKTLETGEAHYWSRSRKELWHKGGTSGNVQKVRSVRLDCDNDTILLLIEQIGGAACHTGRRSCFYRELKQGSVRECSPQVFDPKKVYGR, encoded by the coding sequence ATGTCCTCTACCCATAACGTCGGCGAGGCCCTGGAGGACAACTCCGGCTTTTCGCCCGATTTCAGCAAGGGTCTTTTGCCCGCCATTGCGCAGGACAGCGACAACGGCGAAGTGCTCATGCTGGCCTATATGAATGAAGACGCATGGCGCAAAACCCTTGAGACCGGCGAGGCGCACTACTGGAGCCGCAGCCGCAAAGAGCTGTGGCACAAGGGCGGCACATCGGGAAATGTACAAAAAGTTCGCTCAGTGCGACTTGATTGTGACAATGACACCATACTGCTGCTCATTGAGCAGATTGGCGGCGCGGCCTGCCATACGGGGCGGCGCTCCTGCTTTTACAGGGAATTGAAGCAAGGTTCGGTGCGGGAATGCTCCCCGCAGGTTTTTGACCCCAAAAAAGTCTACGGTCGATAG
- the hisG gene encoding ATP phosphoribosyltransferase codes for MSADTMPIIKLGVPKGSLEDATINLFERAGWKIRKHTRNYFPDINDPQITASLCRVQEIGEYIEAGVLDVGITGLDWLTERNHEDKVVHISDLVYSKTSNRPCRWVLAVAGDSPYQTAADLAGKRIATELQGLTQRYFDKKGVEVDVFYSWGATEAKVVEGLADGIVEVTETGTTIRAHGLRIIDEVMVSYPVLIANKKAWQDPAKRAKIEQLDLLLQGALKAENLVALKMNAPADNLPAIIEMLPSLNSPTVSPLRDGRWLSVESVVQIDVVRDLIPRLRLAGAEGIIEYALNKVI; via the coding sequence ATGAGCGCGGATACCATGCCCATCATCAAGCTTGGCGTGCCCAAGGGCTCGCTGGAAGACGCCACCATCAACCTTTTTGAACGCGCGGGCTGGAAAATCCGCAAGCATACCCGCAACTACTTTCCCGACATCAACGACCCCCAAATTACCGCCTCGCTCTGCCGCGTGCAGGAAATTGGCGAATATATCGAAGCGGGCGTGCTGGACGTGGGCATCACCGGTCTTGACTGGCTTACCGAGCGCAACCACGAGGACAAGGTGGTGCACATTTCGGACCTGGTATACTCCAAAACCTCCAACCGCCCCTGCCGCTGGGTGCTGGCCGTGGCGGGCGATTCGCCCTACCAGACGGCCGCCGACCTCGCTGGCAAGCGCATTGCCACAGAGCTTCAGGGCCTGACGCAACGCTATTTTGACAAAAAGGGCGTCGAAGTGGACGTGTTTTACTCCTGGGGCGCCACCGAGGCCAAGGTTGTGGAAGGACTCGCCGACGGCATTGTGGAAGTGACCGAAACAGGCACCACCATTCGCGCCCACGGCCTACGCATCATCGACGAGGTCATGGTCTCCTACCCCGTGCTGATCGCCAACAAGAAGGCATGGCAAGACCCCGCCAAACGCGCCAAGATCGAACAGCTTGACCTGCTCTTGCAAGGCGCGCTCAAGGCCGAAAACCTCGTAGCCCTCAAGATGAACGCCCCGGCGGACAACCTGCCCGCCATCATCGAGATGCTGCCCTCGCTCAATTCACCCACGGTTTCTCCCCTGCGCGACGGCCGCTGGCTGTCGGTGGAATCAGTGGTGCAGATCGACGTGGTGCGCGACCTGATCCCCCGCCTGCGTCTGGCAGGGGCCGAGGGCATTATTGAATACGCCCTGAACAAGGTTATCTAG
- a CDS encoding YkgJ family cysteine cluster protein translates to MSTDASSELLESLPELKPGETFCFDCNPDVPCFNRCCAELTLPLTPYDILRLRRNLGMGSEEFISAFTTMRSFLDTGFPLPMLRMLDGPDEPCPFVTPAGCSVYEDRPGACRYYPLGRGTKMAKDGVSERFFVVREPHCLGFDKGTVRTPRQWLENEELLPFNNSNDRYMRLMAMVRATGKPLEARLVTMLVVCLFQLDKFRELITKMHVFSHVNISEKRQSAILDDSQSGDEAALNFGLDWMELVIFGQSEGLTKK, encoded by the coding sequence ATGTCCACTGACGCCAGCAGCGAATTGCTTGAGAGTCTTCCGGAGCTGAAGCCCGGCGAAACATTCTGCTTTGACTGCAACCCGGACGTGCCCTGTTTTAACCGGTGCTGCGCAGAGCTCACCCTGCCCCTCACCCCCTACGACATTCTGCGCCTGCGCCGCAACCTGGGCATGGGCAGCGAGGAATTTATCTCCGCGTTCACAACCATGCGTTCGTTTCTTGACACGGGCTTTCCCCTGCCCATGCTGCGCATGCTTGACGGCCCAGACGAACCCTGCCCCTTTGTGACGCCTGCGGGCTGCTCGGTATACGAAGACCGCCCCGGAGCGTGCCGTTACTATCCCCTTGGCCGTGGCACAAAAATGGCGAAAGATGGCGTATCCGAACGCTTTTTTGTGGTGCGCGAGCCGCACTGCCTTGGTTTTGACAAGGGCACGGTGCGCACGCCCCGCCAGTGGCTCGAAAACGAGGAGCTGCTGCCCTTCAACAATTCAAACGACCGCTATATGCGCCTGATGGCCATGGTGCGCGCCACGGGCAAACCCCTTGAAGCGCGCCTTGTGACCATGCTCGTGGTCTGCCTGTTTCAACTTGACAAATTTCGCGAACTGATCACGAAGATGCATGTGTTTTCGCATGTAAACATCAGCGAAAAACGCCAGTCGGCCATTCTTGACGACAGCCAGAGCGGCGACGAGGCAGCCCTTAATTTTGGCCTGGACTGGATGGAGCTTGTCATATTTGGGCAGAGCGAAGGCCTGACAAAAAAATAA
- a CDS encoding sulfite exporter TauE/SafE family protein, which translates to MSFGRQVYEFLLSSSQEYARWDLEVSTSIIKNRKKMLILLALALPILAGCLAEAYEYHEMLGSKAAYAPAFYTNTIFLASIAVGLAAGLITGCIGAGGGFIITPALMAAGVKGILAVGTDLFHIFAKAIMGTTVHKKLGNVSTKLAVAFLVGSGAGTVVGGAINKGLYNADPLLSELFISTIYAILLGFLGFYALFDFLKSSRGSAAASQDAHGGSAGMTGAAMKLQALNLPPMITFDEDLVPGGRRISGWIVAAGGVIVGMLAAIMGVGGGFVTFPMFVYIFGVSSMTTVGTDILQIIFTAGFASIGQYAIYGYVFYTLAVGMLLGSLLGIQIGALTTKVVKGIHIRGFYAISIIAGFINRAATLPKKLVELEVINWSPSVVGIIEDVGNVVFWVVVAFFGIWVFSKFFLNLGKLRGEA; encoded by the coding sequence ATGAGTTTTGGCAGACAGGTATATGAGTTTCTGCTGAGCAGCTCCCAAGAGTATGCTAGATGGGATTTGGAAGTCTCGACTTCCATTATCAAAAACAGGAAAAAGATGCTCATCCTACTGGCGCTGGCACTGCCTATTCTGGCGGGCTGCCTGGCCGAAGCCTACGAGTATCACGAAATGCTGGGCAGCAAAGCGGCATATGCCCCGGCGTTCTACACCAACACAATCTTTCTTGCGTCCATTGCGGTGGGCCTTGCAGCTGGCCTGATCACCGGGTGTATCGGTGCCGGCGGCGGCTTTATCATCACGCCAGCCCTTATGGCCGCAGGCGTTAAAGGCATCCTGGCGGTGGGCACTGACCTGTTCCACATTTTCGCCAAGGCCATCATGGGCACCACGGTGCACAAAAAGCTGGGCAACGTCTCGACCAAGCTGGCCGTTGCCTTTCTTGTTGGCTCTGGGGCGGGAACCGTTGTAGGCGGCGCCATCAACAAGGGCCTGTACAACGCCGACCCGCTGCTTTCCGAGCTGTTCATCAGCACCATCTATGCCATATTGCTTGGCTTTCTCGGATTTTACGCCCTGTTTGACTTCCTTAAAAGTTCACGGGGCAGCGCCGCAGCCAGTCAGGATGCCCATGGCGGCAGCGCTGGCATGACCGGCGCGGCCATGAAGCTTCAGGCGCTCAACCTGCCCCCCATGATCACGTTTGACGAAGACCTCGTGCCCGGCGGCCGCCGTATTTCCGGCTGGATCGTCGCTGCGGGCGGCGTCATCGTAGGCATGCTGGCAGCCATCATGGGCGTGGGCGGCGGCTTTGTCACCTTCCCCATGTTTGTGTACATTTTCGGCGTTTCGTCCATGACTACTGTGGGTACCGACATTCTGCAGATTATCTTTACCGCCGGTTTTGCCTCCATCGGCCAGTACGCCATCTATGGTTACGTGTTCTACACCCTGGCTGTCGGCATGTTGCTTGGCTCACTGCTGGGCATCCAGATTGGCGCACTGACCACCAAGGTGGTCAAGGGCATCCATATCCGTGGTTTTTACGCCATTTCCATCATCGCTGGCTTTATCAACCGCGCGGCCACCCTGCCCAAAAAGCTGGTGGAGCTGGAAGTGATCAACTGGTCGCCCAGCGTTGTGGGCATCATCGAAGATGTGGGCAACGTGGTTTTCTGGGTAGTAGTCGCCTTCTTCGGCATTTGGGTTTTCAGCAAGTTTTTCCTTAACCTCGGCAAGCTCAGAGGGGAGGCCTGA
- the tyrS gene encoding tyrosine--tRNA ligase, translating into MTDIDRQMATIKRGMAELIDETELRKKIARGTPLRVKVGFDPTAPDLHLGHTVVMHKMRHFQELGHHVIFLIGDFTGRIGDPSGRSETRPPLTEEQVLANAETYKKQVFKILDPQKTEVAFNSAWLGKMDATAFIRLASSYTVARMMERDDFEKRFREQRPISIHEFLYPLCQGYDSVALKSDVEMGGTDQKFNLLVGRSLQAHYGIESQCILTLPLLEGTDGVRKMSKSYGNYIGIDEAPSQIFGKVMAISDELMWRYYELLSAKSLEDIAALKASVQSGELHPKVAKENLAHEMVSRYHSEKEADEARQGFNAVFAGGGVPDDMPEHSCACGEDSTPPVFLEAAGLVKSRGEAKRLMKEGALSIDGERCEDAVTPLTAGEYVVKLGKKRFLKLVVR; encoded by the coding sequence ATGACGGATATTGACCGCCAAATGGCTACCATCAAGCGCGGCATGGCCGAGCTTATTGACGAAACCGAACTGCGCAAAAAAATCGCGCGCGGCACGCCGCTGCGCGTCAAGGTGGGTTTTGACCCCACCGCTCCTGACCTGCACCTCGGCCACACGGTTGTGATGCACAAGATGCGCCATTTTCAGGAGCTGGGGCACCACGTCATATTTCTCATCGGCGATTTTACCGGCCGTATAGGCGACCCCTCCGGCAGGTCGGAAACCCGCCCCCCCCTCACCGAAGAGCAAGTGCTCGCCAATGCGGAAACCTACAAAAAGCAGGTTTTCAAGATTCTTGATCCCCAGAAGACCGAGGTGGCCTTCAACTCCGCATGGCTGGGCAAGATGGACGCCACCGCCTTTATCCGGCTGGCTTCCAGCTATACCGTGGCCCGCATGATGGAGCGCGACGACTTTGAAAAGCGCTTCCGCGAGCAGCGGCCCATCTCCATCCACGAATTTTTGTATCCGCTCTGTCAGGGTTATGACTCTGTGGCCCTGAAGAGCGACGTAGAAATGGGCGGCACCGACCAGAAGTTCAACCTGCTGGTAGGCCGCAGCCTGCAGGCCCACTATGGCATCGAAAGTCAGTGCATCCTGACGCTGCCCCTGCTGGAAGGCACCGACGGCGTGCGCAAGATGTCAAAATCTTACGGTAATTACATCGGCATTGACGAGGCGCCCTCCCAGATCTTTGGCAAGGTCATGGCCATCTCCGACGAGCTCATGTGGCGCTACTACGAGCTGCTCTCAGCCAAAAGCCTTGAAGACATCGCCGCCCTCAAGGCCTCCGTGCAGAGCGGCGAGCTGCACCCCAAGGTCGCCAAGGAAAACCTGGCCCACGAAATGGTCAGCCGTTACCACAGCGAAAAAGAAGCTGACGAAGCCCGTCAGGGATTCAATGCTGTTTTTGCCGGGGGCGGCGTGCCGGACGATATGCCCGAGCACTCTTGCGCCTGCGGCGAAGACAGCACCCCCCCGGTGTTTCTTGAAGCTGCGGGCCTTGTAAAAAGCCGCGGCGAGGCAAAGCGCCTGATGAAAGAAGGCGCGCTTTCCATCGACGGCGAGCGCTGCGAAGACGCCGTTACCCCGCTGACTGCCGGTGAGTATGTGGTCAAGCTGGGCAAAAAACGCTTTTTGAAGCTGGTGGTGCGTTAG
- a CDS encoding GGDEF domain-containing protein, producing MRLLLSENSIAANVVRAELGCIASLLDSAEGLAADPHGRGLLTEHLGGVARRVPFISFLAISGDSSTAVVGEPSPAGATDTVFTRAIPMPGRAPLTVSLMLSGDFWAQRLAAVFSATDARVALYTVSGRALLPFDNMSDGEAQALVAAVQGMTGDAASLNVSSVTLGGRPRKLVLRQVAAPFVEEGPLVVGTVLTASYARTHWRGNVLIEVLAWVAAAVVSTWLLVLEARSRRRSEISAQRMHEGVRTRDKFISVLMEHAPIMVSYWDVQRKCRYANKVYRGWFGRSQEQMEGLDVRELLGPKLYEVCAPLIAATLQGEPQQFEQERTRADGSVGYVLSRYIPDMDGLEVRGFFVIASDITELKQTQFKLEKRIEDLYSMATIDALTGLNNRRNLLEKVQLEIERARRYDLPVGFLMLDIDHFKHINDTYGHDAGDNVLQRVGTMLRETMRASDHVGRLGGEEFGILLTNVSPELTHVIAERLRNKMAALIVPYMDTNISFTVSIGVADLLLDTDNPLESMMKRADMALYRAKNEGRNRVCLADNLLEPMPVA from the coding sequence ATGCGGTTGCTGCTTTCTGAAAACAGCATTGCTGCCAATGTGGTCAGGGCCGAGCTTGGCTGCATAGCCTCGCTGCTCGATTCGGCGGAGGGCCTCGCCGCCGATCCGCATGGCAGAGGTTTGCTGACCGAACATCTGGGAGGCGTCGCCCGCAGGGTTCCTTTTATTTCCTTTCTTGCCATATCGGGCGACAGCAGCACCGCCGTCGTCGGCGAGCCTTCCCCTGCGGGCGCGACCGACACCGTATTTACCCGCGCAATCCCTATGCCTGGGCGCGCGCCGCTTACCGTAAGCCTTATGCTGTCCGGCGACTTTTGGGCGCAGCGGCTGGCAGCAGTTTTTTCCGCAACTGATGCCAGGGTTGCCCTATATACGGTGTCGGGCAGGGCGCTGCTGCCCTTTGACAACATGAGCGATGGCGAGGCGCAGGCCCTTGTTGCCGCCGTGCAGGGCATGACAGGCGATGCCGCCTCGCTGAACGTCTCATCCGTAACCCTCGGCGGTAGGCCCCGCAAGCTTGTCTTGCGGCAGGTTGCCGCCCCTTTTGTGGAGGAAGGGCCACTTGTTGTGGGGACGGTGCTGACCGCCAGCTATGCGCGCACCCACTGGCGGGGCAACGTGCTTATCGAGGTGCTGGCCTGGGTAGCCGCAGCGGTTGTTTCCACCTGGCTGCTGGTGCTTGAGGCGCGCTCGCGCCGCCGCTCTGAAATATCAGCGCAAAGGATGCACGAAGGCGTGCGCACGCGGGACAAATTTATAAGCGTGCTCATGGAGCACGCCCCCATCATGGTTTCGTACTGGGATGTGCAGCGCAAATGTCGTTACGCCAACAAGGTGTACCGGGGCTGGTTTGGCAGAAGTCAGGAGCAGATGGAAGGCCTGGATGTGCGGGAACTGCTGGGGCCAAAACTGTATGAAGTATGCGCCCCCCTGATTGCCGCCACCCTGCAGGGCGAGCCCCAGCAGTTCGAGCAGGAGCGGACGCGGGCCGACGGATCAGTCGGCTATGTGCTTTCGCGCTATATTCCCGACATGGACGGGCTCGAGGTGCGGGGATTTTTTGTCATCGCCTCGGACATCACAGAACTCAAACAGACCCAGTTCAAACTCGAAAAACGCATTGAAGACCTGTATTCCATGGCCACCATCGACGCCCTGACCGGCCTGAACAACCGGCGCAACCTGCTGGAAAAAGTACAGCTCGAGATTGAGCGCGCCCGGCGGTATGACTTGCCGGTGGGGTTTTTGATGCTGGACATCGACCACTTTAAACACATCAACGACACATACGGACACGATGCCGGGGACAACGTGCTGCAGCGCGTGGGCACAATGCTGCGCGAAACCATGCGCGCCTCAGACCATGTGGGCAGGCTGGGGGGCGAAGAATTTGGCATTCTGCTGACCAATGTCTCGCCCGAGCTGACCCATGTTATTGCCGAGCGGCTGCGCAACAAGATGGCGGCGCTGATCGTGCCCTATATGGACACCAACATCAGTTTTACGGTCAGCATCGGGGTGGCGGATCTGCTGCTCGATACGGACAACCCGCTGGAAAGCATGATGAAGCGGGCAGATATGGCCCTGTACAGGGCCAAGAATGAAGGCCGAAACCGCGTATGTCTTGCGGACAACCTGCTGGAGCCCATGCCGGTGGCCTGA